The genomic stretch CAGCAACAAAGATGCTTTGCAACAGTTAATGAAGGTAGGAGCGTcattcttgtttctcttttttttgctgtcattcAGTGCGTGATGTCGCTATGTTATTTTGCAGATCGTTCTTGATGTTACGTATTGCAGAGAAAATCGATTGGCGGACAATGACTTTTCAGAAAGCGATTCGCTCGAGCGAGTAAATGCAATTATCCGTAAGTTTTGAGAAAGCTTATCTCAGAAAATGCTACGCTGCAGCACGACCTGCGTAGCTGCAGCAAACACGTCCCCTCTATTTTTTTAGGCAGCCTAGAGCATGTGGAAAACATTACGAAGCACATGGGCTTCCAGACGGTAGGTTATATTTCCGTGCACATGCATTATCATCATATGCTTCTAACTAGAGGTGATGGAAATTTTAGGTAGTAGAGGGCCTGGGCGAGGAATTAGCCGAATGCCTCGAGTGGCGCAAAGGAGCTCTGCTGTACATGTTTTGCCAGACCAAAGAAAGTGACGATGAAAATTGGGTGGACCAAAACAAGGAAACGTTTCTCAAGGTACGAAGGAATGATGCTGACTGCTGTTTAAATAAGTACTCCTTTTTACAGTTTTTCCTAGTACCAATATCCAAACCCCGTTAATACGCATATCGCTTTGTGGCCCGCCAAGCTTTCATCTTTTAGCACACACAAATATATGTGGTGTTTCACCTACTGTGTCACAAAAGTTCTATCTACTCGATCTGAAAATTGTGGAGTCAATGGTATTTATCTACAGGGAACTTTCCGCACATACTACAAGTGTTTTTATCAAATTTTAATTGGAAGAATACACTACCTAGTTCAATAGTAGCGGCCCGAAAAAATATACAAAAATATGGGTACTTCAGAGCCCTTCAGATTCCTTTTGGATACGTCTGCTGACAATGGCAGCAAGGATTCCACAGCGCAGTTATCTAAAGACAACAGAACTCAACGCAGCCTAGCAATCTTGCTTCTCAAGCAACCAttttcgcacttttttttttccagctgtTAGGATTACATTAGGTACCATATTTTGTGGTGGATTTACGTAAATCCGCAATGCACTtccgaaacaaaaacaaaaactgaaACAAAAGCGTTACCTCAGCTTTGcagatttcagagttcaattcaacAAATTAAAGGTCTTTTGATTAAAATTTGATAAAATGAAATGTAGTAGGTAGCAAAGGTTCCATTAACCTCATAAAGACCATTGATCCCATAATTTTCAGACAACTAGATTTttatagacttttttttttaatgctagGTTAAGCTCCTTGTGTGAGCCTATGTGTTCAAGCCCCAAATGTTGAACCCTGTTCTCTCAGTTGTTACAGAGAGGGGTGGAACATCTCACAGCTGTGCTGAATGTTCGCCACTCGATCAAAGCAGATGAAACAACCGTCCTGTCCGGCTCCGAAGACGTGATTCAGCTTCTCGAAAAAGGTGATAGTAACTTTTGCGTTTGAAGTTGGTTGCTCCACTTTTGTGTGTCCCTTCACGTCTCCTTTCGAACATAGGCATCTTCAGCGATGTTCACGCTTTGGCCCTGATGTATGCTGGTGAGATGTGCTATTGGCTTGTGAGTTACACAGACAAATGGGACTTGCCCGCCACTGACAGCGTTGCCAAGGCATTGCCACTTGGCATTCAAGTGCTGGGTACATACACAGAAGCAGTTGAAGGACCTCTCAAGGACGCAGGCTGGAACTGTGCCCGTGCAAAAGAACTGCGGGACAGTTTACTTCAACGTCAAAAGCTCTAGGAAGTTTGAAGAAGCAATGGATGACATCATACAAGTCATGCACCCGGTGAGTGgtcactacaggttttcccgccaattttaatccaagcaccatcgaaattaatccatgtgccatgcaaactttatggggcatggattaatttagctggcactcggattaaaatcgccgggaaaacctgtagatacTATGAACGTTGGAGAGAGCCGCGTTGCAGTCTCCCGCGGATGGCAGCACGTTTAGTCAATATAATGATGGGCAAGGTACCTCAAAACTGTACTGCAGTACAGAATACTGGGCTGAATACTTGTCAAGTATGTTACCAGTTGAGTTTCTGTCACTCCACATTTCACCTTGTCTTTGTTGCAAAAAATGAGAAAGTAATTAATTATGTTTCGATGTTGTAGCTAAATGTTTGCAAGCATTTTTGATAAGCGCTCGCTACCAAACCCTGCTAGCGTACTGCTTATTCATGAACACAAATTAAACCAGATTGGTGTGCTACTGGAAAGTGTTGTTACGTCCCGATTTATCCATCTGCCTCAGTGCACGGTGTTCTGGTGAGTGCTTTCAGCCACAAGGCACAATATGTAGTACCCACAGTATTCTACTGAAAGTTGCACATGCATGTCTATGATGTAAGCCTCTCTGCACTGCATATGTGTTGCCTGTATTTAAAGGAAGTACAAGAGCAATTAAGGCACCATGTATTCACAGGACCACAAGAGAAGTCCACCAGATATTGTATTGTCCAAGTTTGTTTTACTAATAGTGATGTTCGATACCAGATCAAGAAGAGGGTATTCTTTGACTTCTTAGTAAATATACTTTGAAGCACATTCAACCTAAAGTGGGCACACTATTCCACAACACCTTTAAGCTTTGTGGCGCACAGTTTACCACACTGGGCGAAATAAAGCAAGCTGTGCGGATTTGTCAGGTTCTTCCAGCATTGTATTTGCTCTCTGAGAGTTTCACATTTATGGATTGTCTTTTCCTTTCATGCTGCCATCGTGCAGTGGTTGAACGTGGTGCTATTCAGCACAGCGCTGCAAGGGAGACACGTCTGGAAACGTCGCTTCACCTGCACTCGCAGAATGAGTCTCCGAGGCAGCGCTTTCTACGGCCAGTAAAATGCGGCAAATGCAGAGATTTTCCAgtcatgtcatcatcaccttTGTTTTGTGCGGACTCTTGACAGTGCACGTAAAAATCGTATCTGGGTTTCGCCGTATTTATGATGTACCAATTTACTGTATCGTGATGTCCCAAGTACAAGTACAGTGATTTATTACAGTACTCACACTTTCACCATTTTGCATTTTACAAATGTTCCCAGTGTTCCAAAAATTTACATATGAGCATGAGACATGCGCTAGTCTTCCTCACATATTGATCTTCCTGTATGTAAATTATACAACTATATTTTATAATGTCTCGTCTTGTATAACATCCCCATCCTTACCTTATAACGTGTATGCTAACATGTTTGTCAGCAAGAGTGTGACACATATTTCAGAAGGGGAGAGCACAAAACACAGAAGACAACACTGACATGAGTGTGATATGCTGGGTTAATACATAAGCTTTAAAGGACACCTCTCTTGTGCAGAAAGGAAGGCAGAGGAGACATTTCAAGAGGGGATGAGACCCGCGTGAAATGTTGCTGTAACTTTAATGCCGGTGAGTGTTAGCGTGGAGATGAATTGTTTTGTAGATGTACCTGGTATTATAAGTAATAAAGAGATTTCCTTATGAAGGTTGGAGAATACTTATTTAATATGATTATGAACAGAATACAGAGGAAATGCATAAAATTGTAAATACTAAAAATTATAGTACAGACTCAAACTTGGTGATGAAACTAAGTAGCATACATGCTTGCATTAAAAGCAAAATTAACCGAATGATCACGAAAGAATAATACACAGTGCACCCTCACAAATCGGACATCAGTTGTCCACACTTCACTGTCTCTGAGCAAAGCGTGTCACTGTCGACATGCCATCCACAAATTTGGTCTTGAAAAGAACATTTGCATTGTTGAACATGCCTTCTTTCAAGGACACCACTATGAACTGAAAGAAATAACATTCGTAGACTGTATTGCTGTTGCAAGGGTGTTTGAAAGCTCATTGAATGGCAATGGCCatagaaatttctacaggttttcccgccgattttaatccaagcgccatcgaaattaatccatgtgccatgcaaactttatggggcatggattaatttagctggcacttggattaaaatcgctgggaaaacctgtagtaccATCACTGCAACACAGGGCGATCCAATGCTCCTTGAGTGGTTGACACGTTGCACGGCGGATGGTGCTATGCATTTAGTGAATGCATGTCATTTTAGTGGAGACTAAAGCGACAGAAAATGTGCAATCAAAAACGACAGTGGAATTTTAATAGCATTTTAATTGTTCATTACATGTTTTTTGTtttaaattccgcgttagcaccgcgaagcaactgtggctatgagtggtgtacagacgtggagagaggacagcaggaaggagtgggggacagggggttagtatgcgtcctgggccgacttcagggggaactgtgccgacattcgtctggaaagtcttcggaaaactcagggaaaacctcagacagcacagccggtgacaggattcgaacccgtgtcacctcccagtctcggcgtggaaagctattgtcttaaccactatgccacgggagctggtcattACATGTAACTAGTAATTTAACGTGCACGATTGTACGCCAGCGTGGCGCCAACACCGTGCGAGTGCGTGATGTTGAGAGTAGCAAAGCAAATTTGCGAATGCCAGCCACATATTCTAGACAAACATATATCATATTCTAGACAAACACAAGATGCGGGAACAACAGCCGTGCTGAATGCACAATGCTCAGCGGTCACCAGTGCCCATATTGGTGACTGAATTGGCACTCTGCCAAGTTGGTTTTCAGGGGGGTTCGGATTTTACCCGAAGCGACAATAATGCAAATGGGGGGGTCACTGGGTTTAGccctaaaacacaaggccctattCACGAACCTGCATTGATATAAGAGCCATCTGAGCCAACGGCGCTTCAGAGTGGCCGTGCAGCATCGTCAGACTACCGTTAAGTTCTATCATAATTCACTTCAAGGATCATTGAAATGTCCGTGTGGCGGAGGTATTAAACGAACTGCAACGCTCAAGGATGCATCAAGTGACCAGGAAGTTACCTGAGAGTGCTTGAAATGTGTACGCAGCATCTGGCCAATGTTCTGCGTGTGAGAGAGATCGAGGGCTGCGTCTACTTCGTCGAGGATGTAGATAGGCGCTGGCTTAAAAAGCAGCAATGACAAAATCAGGGACAGCGCAACCAGAGACCTGTAGCGGAGAATGTGAAATTGTTACCACTTCAACAGCCAGCATGTTGGTGGGCTATAAAAACGAGCGTCTTAAGATCCTGGCAGGGCATGTTCTGTAAGCACGGATGTGGCTTTTGAAATTGTAAAAAATGGCCCAAAACTCAAAAGCAACTTGATTGCAAGGTTCGTCATGTGAGATTTGTACTCCCAAAGAGTTTTGTGAAAATTCAATAATGATAAAAACTATGTATTTGTGTCTGATCGACGGTGCCGAGCCCCAGACTTCCCCTCTTGAGTGCCGATTTCTCACTTTTGAGCCAACCACTCCCACTATTCCTGGTCTCTCTCAGGCTTTAGAAAAATGTAGAAACACACAGAGATTGCCCCTCCACCCCCCCTCTCAATACTCTGGCAAGCTGTTCAATATGTGCTTGATGTAATGAAGTACAACAACACATTTCCGAGCGTGATCCTCTAAGTTGCTGAATGATGAGAGGTTATTTTTCTAATGGAACTACTATATTCTCTTTCTATGCAATGACAAATATCGGAATATGTCCTCAAAAGAATGCTCACCTCTGTCCTCCGCTGAGCTCCGTAAGTGACTCTTTCCACACGTTTCCGAATGCAACCTTCACCTCTAGCCCATCCAGCACAGTCATACCCTCAGGTGGCACCAACTTTGCGCTCGTGCCAGGGAGCAAAGTGCTGAAGATGGACCCGAAGTCCTGGATAAACGCATTCGTATTCATTTTTATTACAGTGGAACCTCGTTAGCGCGTACCTGGCGGGGACGCGGGAAAAGTACGTGCAAAGCGGTACTACGTCATAACCGAAAATTACTAATTATGTCACTTATCGTCACGAGAAACCCGAAAAACGCATGCCGTTATAGAAGCCACCAATTCACGATCTTTACTTCACGCTCAAACGCAGAAATCCGTGATTTTTGTTGAGCGATGCGCCGGCCTCGGCACGGCACGGCACGTCGTCCTCGTCACCATCAGAGTTGGACGTTGGACGCCGTTTCGGGAGCAACAGCGGCGATAATGTCGTAGTCCGTCAATTCGGCTGATGTCGCGACCTTCTCCTTTACGTGCCTTACGCTCAAAACGCGAGGCTTGGCCATTGTACGATATTGCAGCAGGAACGAACAAGCGACGCACAACCATAGGTCGGCGTTTCGTGCCTTCGAAGCTCActatcacaatcatctgataaggcgtgagatCGGGCCCCGCTACTCACCGATACGCCaagtcgaccttcacgtgagttcgtagcagggcCCGATCTCAAGCCTTATCAGATAATTGTGATAGTGAGcttcgaaggcccgaaacgccgagctcTGCGCACAACGCGTACGCTTACTGGCAGCGTCCCAAGAAAGAAAGATCCCAAGCTGACATGTGGTCCTGCATGACCTTGCCAGGTCATGAGCCCCATTCTTTCTCCCAGAAAGAAGGAGATTACAGATAAGAAAAGGGAGATATGGGGAAGATTACGGAAACAATCGCCGCGTGTTCTAGAAGCCGACAGGCTTTTTTCACCCCCGCGTTCGCAAGGACCGGTTTCGTAAGAACAGACCAACGAAAATGGTACGCGATAAGCGACACAGGCGTCAAGAAATGCTACGTGTAAAGCGGTCATGAAATGCATTGACTTCAATGGGTGTTCGGTCGGGGAACCCGAATGACTACTTCTAAACCGGAACTACGGCTTATGCGGGTACGCGCTAACGAGGTTCCACTGTATTTATTTACGACAAAACCTCAAATGCCCTCCTGGGGCGATACATGAGGGGGGAAATGCATAAATATGCGTACAAACTTAATGCTGGCTTACTCTAGCATTCAAGAAATTCAACAAGATTAGTGAAAGATACGAGTGACAGTGGCAGGTTGTTCCAGTCGGATATAGTTTTAGGAAAAAACGAGTGTATGAAGTAGGAATTGTGACAACGGACAGGCTCCACTTTACAGGAATCATCTAGCCTCAATGAGGTGTCGTTAGCGGGATGTATGGAATGAGGTATTAGGACGCTGCCTTTGCCTAGCACCCTACGAGAGTGATGTTTACCTCGTTGACTTTCTTCCATGCCTCCTGGAGTACTTGGTTCTTCATTTCGTCGAGTTCCTTGATAACATCGGATATCTTTGCCTTGTCATTCATGACGATCcttttcttctgcatcaggtctTGGTACTAGAATTGGGTGTTTGCGTAAAACTAAATTATTGATTATGACCACGGTGTGCACGCGCATGTGCAAAGGCGTGACTTGCCTGCTCCTCGGCCTTCAGCAACATGTTTTGAACCCGCTTGTTCACATTCTGGCCAAGTTTCTCCTTCGCGTCCTTGAGGCACTGAATTCGTCTGCCGACCTCGCTGGGGTTGTTGGCTTTAAAGTCGTACTCTGTGTTGGGTTTGCCAAAGTACTGTTTTTCTGAGTCGATCCAGGGGTAGTGGTGAAGAAGGTTACGCAGCTAAAGAATGATGCAATGAAGGCTCATTATGACAAAGTTCTTTAGAGAATAGCAATTCAGTTTGTCGCAGCAGCAACCAAGAGGAAATGTTATTTCAGGCACTAATTATAGCAGTGCGGCAACTGGTTGTGCATCGGGAGATTGAACTAAAAATGTTTCAAGCGTCAAGTTTCaaatgtcacacagcttcgcggctTATTGTTACGAGGACAAGGAGGCAAAAAGATTAAAACAACAATAAGATGAGGAGGTTCAAGGGTGTCTATTCCCTTTGATCTCATCTCTTCCATTGCTTTTGTCGCGTAGCACGATGTAAGGGAGCTCGTGGTGAGTATGGTACACTCCAGCACCAAGAACAAACTATGGTCTCCACTGTCTTATTTACTTTGGTTCGAATATTTGGAATAGATTGCCGCTCAATGTTAGAACTATAACTTGCTGTCGCTCATTTaaactgagagagagagagaaaaaaaaagtatatatatatttttttcagcgAGTAGTGACACCAATACATCAAGCGGTCATCCAAGCGTGTCCCTACTCTTACTTATTGCCTTTTGTGTGTGCCTtacctcttttcttttcttttggtgTTCTTTATAAGGCTTAAGTACCTTTGTTTACATTG from Ornithodoros turicata isolate Travis chromosome 4, ASM3712646v1, whole genome shotgun sequence encodes the following:
- the LOC135391190 gene encoding RAB7A-interacting MON1-CCZ1 complex subunit 1-like, whose amino-acid sequence is METAAKVISNEVDDLLKIIEELKLKTVVPTLLESSLSKLLALKNQLKDDEFLKQSSNKDALQQLMKIVLDVTYCRENRLADNDFSESDSLERVNAIIRSLEHVENITKHMGFQTVVEGLGEELAECLEWRKGALLYMFCQTKESDDENWVDQNKETFLKLLQRGVEHLTAVLNVRHSIKADETTVLSGSEDVIQLLEKGIFSDVHALALMYAGEMCYWLVSYTDKWDLPATDSVAKALPLGIQVLGTYTEAVEGPLKDAGWNCARAKELRDSLLQRQKL